The DNA window TTTGGTTACTTTTTTAGGGTTAATAAGATCCAATAGGATTTTTGGTGTATAGGTAAAAATCCGCTCAGATGGAAAACTTCCATCCTTTGGCAAACAggaatttctataatttatcagAAATAAGTTAATCTGATCCTCCGTATCCATCTGTCTAACTTCTTGATCAAAAAGGAATTTTTTGAACACATCCTTTACAATCCTGACCGACCTTTCGGCTTGCCCATTACTAGAGGGATTGTAAGGAGGGCTTTTCATTACTATTATTCCTTGCCTTTttagaaatgaaataaaaacagATGAATTAAAGGGCGGACCACCATCCGTAACCACCACATCTGGAAgaccaaatctggcaaaaacagAAACAAATTTCCTTATCACCTTGCTTGCATCCGTACCAAACCTCATTCACTCTACCTCAATCCATTTGGAAAAACTGTCAATAATTAATAGAAACACCTTTTGaccaaaataaaagaaatcagcGTGAATTCTACTGAATGGACGAATCGAGGGAATCCAATGCGTTTGCGAATTATATTTAGGAACTACTGCCATTCTATTACATGATTCACATGAGTGGACAAAAGCTTCAATTGCCGCGTTAATGTCAAACCAGTACACCGACCTACGAGCCATCTGCTTCATTTTTACAATACCAGAATGATTCacatgcaataatttcaaaatatttctttgcaTGGACTTTGGAATTACAACTCTATCCTGGAAAATTAAACACCCGTCAACCACTTCTAAGTCGTGTCGATTAGAGTGGACATTCACTAAATCCTTGTCAATTTTCTCAGGCCAATCATTCTGGTAATAAGCTATTAACCTTTGTAAAAACGCATCTTGATTAGTTTCACCGGCAATTTTAGAATAATTTATAGGAACTTCCTGTGTAAAATTAATACTATTTACGATCTCTCTATCGTACTCTTCTGGAACACCCTGCTCAAGCGGAAAACGCGAGCAAAAATCTGCGTTACCCATTTGAGCTGATGGTCTGTAACAAATGTCGAAGTCATAAATAGATAATTCTAAAATGTACCGCTGCAATCTCGTAACATAAATTGAGTTTTTACCTGATTTGCCAAAAATACCTACAAGGGGTTTATGGTCAGTATAAGCCGTAAACCTTTGACCATATAGGAATTTATGGAATTTTTTAATAGTGCTCACTAAAGCCAATGCTTCTAGGTGCAAAATGGGATAAGAACGCTGTGCATTATTCAACGAAAACGAAGTGAAGCTAATTGGTTTTTCAACACCGTTAACAACATGTGCAATGACACCACCCAATCCATAACCTGACGCATCTGAAACAACTACAATTGGCTTCTTTGGATCATAATATTCTAAAATGTTTGCATCCAACAAAGCCTCCTTGCTATCAGCAAAAGCTTCGTCACATTTGCTGTTCCATTCAAATTTCACATCCTTCTTGAGTAGTTGATACAAGCAAAAAAGTTTAGAGGACAGGTGTGGAACAAATTTACCATAATAGTTAACGAAACCCAAATATGCCTTCAATTCGGTTACATTCTTAGGGGTAGATGCCTTGCTTATCGTTGAAACTTTTTCAGGACTTGGAAGCAACCCTTTATCTGTAATAACATGGCCTAAATAAGGTAAGCTTGACACAAAAAATGAACACTTCTTCCAATTAACCTTAATGTTGGCATTGGTCAAACGTTCCAAAACCATGTCAAGTTTCCTACGACAATCTTCCATATCAACTCCTGCAATCAAAACATCGTCCAAATAAACACAAACATTCTCTAAACCAGCCAAAACCTGCTCCATCACCTGTTGAAAAATAGCCGCACTAGAAGATGCACCCTGAGGTAAACGATTGTATGTAAACAGTCCCTTTATGGTATTAATTACCATAAATTTCCTAGATTTCTTAGACAAAGCTAACTGTGTATAAGCACCTTCTAGATCAAGTGAACAGAATACCTTACAACCAGATAATTTAGCGAACAGGTCCTGCGCAACAGGAAGGGGATACGTATTGGGAATAATCAACTTGTTTATGGAAACCTTACAATCAATAACCATTCTAATCTCCTGATTCTTCTTCATTACCACAACTACAGGGGAGGCCCATTCACTAGTCTTGATTGGTGTAATAACTTTTTCTCGTTCTAGCATCTCCAAATGCTCAATAACTTTTTCCTGCAATCTATAAGGAACATCGTAAGCCCTTCTAAACACTGGAGAATCCTCTTTCAACACCAAATCAGCCTCATAACCAAAAATTGGAGAAGAAAaatctttatgaaaaacctTGGAAAACCGCTCCTTGATGCCTGAAATTGTTTTATCATTTGCATTGCTAATTACCATGTTGTTAACCGTAGAAGGATTTGCGAAAGCTTTTCTCCAACCAACATAAAAAACATCCAACCAACTACGCCCTAACAAaggtaaaaagttatttttactGTCTAAAATAAACAACTCAACGCGTTTGTGAATCCTATTTAAAACAACATCAACAGCAACTTTTCCTAAAATCGATAGCTCAGCCCAATTAACAAGAACCAGTTTCTGTCCGGTTTTTTGTATCGGGAAATCAAAAAATTTACTGTATAACCGTTTTCCTATAAGAGTGATTGACGATCCACAATCCACctccatttttatcaatcgaCCCTGTATTAATACATTAACCAAACACGGATCATTGCAATTTGTTTTGTTGGAAACCATCATACACGTAAAATCACCTGAATCATCCGAAGAATCGTCTAACGCTGGCTTTAATCTGTTAAAAAGTTGCTCCAAATTAGTACCGGTGCTGGAACTTGGATGCTGTTCATCAGCGAATTTCACCGTTGGTTTCCGTTGCCTGTTGATATATTTAAAGCATCTTTTTAAAACGTGGCCCGGTTTTCCGCAATAATAACAAACCAAGCTTCGTTTGGTATAATCAACTCTTCCCGCTCTGCTGCTACTCCTATCTCTGACGGAGCACAGAGTGGAAATTCCTCGCTAATATTCTACGTTTCTCTTATGCTCTTTCTTGTGAATTGGACACACAATTGGAATAACCGACGATGTTGCTTTTACGCAAAAGGACAGTATTTTGTTAGTTTGTTAGATCGTCTAAAAATTGCTCCTTAGTTTATGTAGTTCACAAAAAAATTCATATTATGATCCTCTAGTTCAAAAAGTAAAATAATGTGTAGGAAAAACAATCGTACCGTCATGCTTCAACGGTACCGTGCCTTATCAAAACTTAATACACAAAAAGGGCAGTCTGGTGAAATGTGATAACTCAGTAAAAGCAGAAGCCGCCTAACCACACTTTGCTGTAATGTGCCTTTATTTTACATCTTTGAAGATAAGTTTTAAAACAGCCAGAATATAATCTTTTGCGAAAtatgtttttacgttttttagtAGGGTCTGCTACTTACATCCAAGTTTAAACAAGCAATTGCGCACAAATTTTGTATAACGCGCTAAAAATACACATCGACATCAGTAACGTAGTGGGTATTGAGTATATAGTACAATTTCTACCacacacaaaaacaaaataaaacaatactTGATTAGCCAAATCGAGTGTCCGCTTCTCAATACTAGAAAATTATTGTctttttttcatcatttgtttagttgccaattttttttcattggggCTTTGCCCAACTAATCTCTTGTTCTTCATAATAAAGggaacaaatttaaaatagaaaaattaaagcaCTACTAAATGTACAACGGATAAATTCACTATTAACGACTGATTAAAGAATGGGAGCTACTTTTCTAAAATCCTAGTGGCGAAATGTTTATAACAAATTACATGCAATCTGATTGCTTTCCTCCCTATTATATGTGAttttgtgtttgtgtgtgtgtggatgatCTAAAGCTTTCCCCGCACAGGAAGGAACGTCAACCGACTTCGGTGCGTTCTGTAATTGATGGCAGTTTTTCGGTTGCGATGCTGTGCAATCGAAATAGCGGTAACAGCGCTAGCGCAGGAGACGACGGCAACGGTTGATGTGCTGCTTTTGGGTGAGACGTCTCCGAGGCGGTACGTCGTGGTCGCTTATGAGTACTGCTTCACAAACTTCTCGTGGTAGGATTTGAAAATTCCAAGCATCTCCTTCAGTTTGGCGGGTTGCGGTAGAATCGTGGTGCGGAAGTGGTAGGTTCCGGGACGTTGTCCAAAGCCGGAGCCCGGAACAATGCAAATGcctggaaaaaaaataattaaagtgAAACGGGTGAGTTGAGTTGTTGATTTACTGATTTTGGTATCCTAGTTACCAGCTAAATAAATTCGGTTTTGAAGGTACAGGTATGTCATGGCTTACTATACGTTTGAGAAACACGTGGTTTCATATAGCGTTctcgttttttcttggttctACACtcgtgtagtgcaaagaaagagatagactgattacacccaagtttgaatgagtgtagcaccgtcTACACCGGTgttgtagtgcactgtcaaaaactaTAATGTTTCATCCAAGGTATGTATTGATAGTCACGACACTTCTCAAAGATCGAACAGTGATTATTTGTTATTGTCATTTCAAAGGAACAACCGACTTTCGAATCTTAAAATATGACTCCGAAAATCCTAATTTGCAAAGGCCCTAACGATTATTTTCCACAGGGTTCGAAAAACGAATGATTTCCTAAATTGAGAACATCCAAAACTGCTAAATTTGGTTAGAAATTGCCACAGATTAGTTTCGCAAGTTGTTTTAAAATAGCCATTTAAAAAAGCCTAAAAGTATGCAATATCCTAATCTCTATTTTAGTATGTTTCCTCAATCTCCTAATGCCTGTCGAAGCAATGTGATACTAAATTTAAAAACCGTTTCTAAATTCTGAGTGTTTGTAAGGACCGAACAGAATGCTTCGTCATTGACAGAGCGTCAAAGCCCCGTTTAAAAAGTCTACCAGAGTAATTATTGCTTTCTTTACCAAGCGAGACGATGTTGTCACAACTGAGAAACTTTTTAAATTGGGCCAGACGCCACGTTAGTTACAGAGCGTTCCATTTAACCTTTAACACTCCCGCATTGGCGTCAGCATCTAAATTTAGCTGACTGCCTgagaatttctaaaaaaattagcttaaatttcaTAACGATGTCCTACATGCCTTCACTTTCCTCATTGAACTTATCACTAACGACGCTCTTTCCCTACAAACTCACCGGTTTGCTCCAACAGCTGGAATGCATAGAACGCGTCCGGTGCCTGGCCGGCCTTCTTGGCCGCCTCAATAGCCTTCGGGGGTAACCGAATCTGGGGAAAGGCATACATCGCCCCCTGCACCGGATTACAGGAGAAACCTTCGAACGAGTTGAAAGCCGCGGCCACCATTTCGGCACGTTCCTTCAGCGACGACAGTACGGCATTtttctccttcaaaaacaaCTCGTACGAGGGTTCACCCGGATTCGGTGGATTTACCACGACATCCATACAAGCCTGACCGATCGTGGTCGGACAAAGCTGAGCAGAGATGCACTTCAGCAGCATGGCCTTCACGTTCGGGCATAGATTGACAACCTCGGCGTAACCGCCTCGAATTCCACACTCACCCATATAGCATTTCGAGCAGGACATAAAACTGCACAGTTCCATCTCGTTGTACGGGGCACCCATTTCCATCATAACCTTCTTGAACGAGTGGAACTTCGATCCCTTTTCGTAGATATTATCCTGGTAGACCTCATCGGCGAAAAGAACCAGCTTTTCCTTGTGCGCAAATTTAATAATCTCTTCGATGTTCTCCCGCGAAAGGACCTGTCCGGTCGGATTACCCGGATTGATCACACACAATAAACGAGGAGCACAAGTTTTCTTCGCTTCGGTCAGTGCACGACTCAACTCCGAAATGTTCAATGCCCAGTTGTTATCCTCGTCCAGATAGTACCCAATCTGGGCCATATCAAGCTCAGAAATCGTTGCCGAATAGAGCGGATATTGGGGGATGGGAATCATTACACCCGGCTTCTTTCCGTCGATGGGACATCGTAGTAGTGACATCAGCACCTTGATACCACCGGAGGCACCGGCCGACAGAATGATGTCGTTAAAGTCCGATGGGATTCCACCGTCTCGATCCTGAATGTACTGAGCGACATGGCGCCGAATGATTTCGATGCCGGACGATTCGGTGTAGGAACCGATCGAGCCACCCTTGCAGCCGTCCAGAATCGCGCGGGCACGTTGCTTGGCGTCCTCCGGGATCGATTTGTCGTTGAAGAGTGGCGGGTAGGAGACTAAACCGAGGACCTGGTGGAGGTGGAAAGAGATAAGATTAGAATTAGTTTTGTTGTGTCTAGCAATATGCTTTGGACTGATAGGGAAGGCTTGGTAAGATAGTACTTTTAATGCGTTTTAATCGGCGATTAGATTGTTACTGCAATTACCCAGATCCA is part of the Topomyia yanbarensis strain Yona2022 chromosome 1, ASM3024719v1, whole genome shotgun sequence genome and encodes:
- the LOC131692206 gene encoding alanine aminotransferase 1 produces the protein MSLSQLLNVTSKSASTAGSCLASALGTRNRSFGQISSSTVVLLSSQPSSSSIISSPPPYHKQRATVAGTRTMTTSPCAYKPCVTLDNINPAIKVMEYAVRGPLVIRAGAIEKELEQGVKKPFKEVIRANIGDCHAMGQQPITIIRQVLGLVSYPPLFNDKSIPEDAKQRARAILDGCKGGSIGSYTESSGIEIIRRHVAQYIQDRDGGIPSDFNDIILSAGASGGIKVLMSLLRCPIDGKKPGVMIPIPQYPLYSATISELDMAQIGYYLDEDNNWALNISELSRALTEAKKTCAPRLLCVINPGNPTGQVLSRENIEEIIKFAHKEKLVLFADEVYQDNIYEKGSKFHSFKKVMMEMGAPYNEMELCSFMSCSKCYMGECGIRGGYAEVVNLCPNVKAMLLKCISAQLCPTTIGQACMDVVVNPPNPGEPSYELFLKEKNAVLSSLKERAEMVAAAFNSFEGFSCNPVQGAMYAFPQIRLPPKAIEAAKKAGQAPDAFYAFQLLEQTGICIVPGSGFGQRPGTYHFRTTILPQPAKLKEMLGIFKSYHEKFVKQYS